In a genomic window of Diadema setosum chromosome 3, eeDiaSeto1, whole genome shotgun sequence:
- the LOC140226379 gene encoding brevican core protein-like, whose translation MQALKQRHFQTLVCILAFQRLHYAETVSAVEDTCLHAPLNMESLCPDTLSEKTSNYVQLKPKFIPRDHPHYDVMIPEDAREKTNLYCGHPDCEPNPCQNGGTCLETLEDFTCECPGSFVGKRCEMECDAVYPGSVSSAGSCYLFSAQDQQTWEVARDRCDELGGHLVTIETSGKLMTIQNDILLSLYGVPPTDKVWTGLSDTSSEGVYEWEGTGETLPISSSLWDPGQPRADTAEEQDCIFLRTYSLRDTYCYNEFSYLCEFGPWT comes from the exons ATGCAAGCTTTAAAACAACGTCATTTTCAAACCCTAGTGTGTATCCTTGCATTTCAAAGAC TTCACTACGCGGAGACCGTCTCAGCTGTTGAAGATACATGCCTCCATGCACCCTTAAACATGGAATCCCTTTGTCCCGACACTCTCTCCGAGAAGACGAGCAATTATGTCCAGTTGAAACCTAAGTTCATCCCACGAGACCATcctcattatgacgtcatgattcCGGAAGACGCTAGAGAGAAGACTAACCTGTACTGTGGACACCCTG ACTGTGAGCCCAACCCCTGTCAGAATGGAGGAACCTGTCTTGAAACTCTGGAGGACTTCACCTGCGAGTGCCCGGGATCATTTGTTGGAAAGCGGTGTGAAATGG AGTGTGACGCGGTTTACCCTGGCTCAGTCTCGTCTGCGGGTTCGTGCTATCTCTTCAGCGCACAAGACCAGCAGACCTGGGAAGTGGCGCGGGATAGATGCGATGAACTTGGAGGGCATCTGGTGACCATAGAAACGTCGGGCAAGCTGATGACCATCCAAAATGACATTCTCCTCTCCCTTTATGGAGTACCGCCTACCGACAAAGTGTGGACGGGGCTGAGTGACACCTCCTCTGAAGGAGTCTATGAATGGGAAGGAACCGGTGAGACGTTACCCATCTCTAGCAGCCTGTGGGATCCGGGTCAGCCAAGGGCAGATACTGCAGAGGAGCAAGATTGCATCTTTCTTAGAACGTACTCATTGAGGGACACTTATTGCTACAATGAATTCAGTTACCtctgtgaattcgggccatggaCATGA